A section of the Agarivorans litoreus genome encodes:
- a CDS encoding nucleoside 2-deoxyribosyltransferase yields the protein MKNQPKPFIFVLMPFDDVLSDTYKFGIKGAAEDAGAYAERLDEQIFNEGMLDRIFNQINKADVVVADMTGRNPNVFYEVGYAHALGKNVILLTQSADDIPFDLQHQQHLVYDGSISKLKEMLSSKIKWALEQERTDNKPSEFLSLRVFDVEVPANGDGEIPYIDGSIPSDEEYFTLPVYLRNESSKPVTPITHAYLFLEANSEVVPANYTTQQIISNAGSPHSKETKKVVPHQLQSFDAMAFENDDLLSRQVRIPISFDALPPGAIEERNIGLMFRENSQDMNKRRFKLRVHTQDNAFQYTFDLRIHATTGR from the coding sequence ATGAAAAACCAACCCAAACCATTCATCTTTGTTTTAATGCCATTTGATGACGTACTCAGTGATACTTATAAATTTGGCATCAAAGGAGCAGCTGAGGATGCAGGAGCATATGCAGAAAGGCTTGACGAGCAGATTTTTAATGAAGGAATGCTGGATAGAATATTTAACCAGATAAATAAAGCAGATGTAGTTGTAGCTGATATGACTGGCAGAAATCCAAATGTTTTCTACGAGGTGGGCTATGCTCACGCATTAGGAAAGAATGTAATTCTTCTCACTCAGAGTGCTGATGACATCCCCTTCGACCTGCAGCATCAGCAACACCTTGTTTATGATGGAAGCATAAGTAAACTGAAGGAAATGCTGTCTAGCAAGATTAAGTGGGCATTAGAACAGGAAAGAACGGACAACAAACCAAGCGAGTTTCTTTCACTGAGAGTATTTGATGTAGAAGTTCCCGCCAATGGCGACGGGGAAATCCCGTATATAGATGGCAGTATTCCAAGCGATGAAGAATATTTTACTCTCCCTGTTTATTTAAGAAATGAATCATCTAAGCCCGTTACTCCAATTACTCATGCATATCTGTTTTTGGAGGCTAATTCAGAGGTTGTTCCTGCAAACTATACAACTCAACAAATTATCAGTAATGCAGGATCTCCTCATAGTAAAGAAACAAAAAAGGTTGTTCCTCATCAGTTGCAATCATTTGATGCAATGGCGTTTGAAAATGATGATCTACTCTCACGGCAAGTGAGAATTCCAATTTCATTTGACGCGTTACCGCCTGGAGCAATAGAAGAAAGAAACATCGGTTTAATGTTTAGAGAAAATAGTCAAGATATGAATAAAAGACGCTTCAAGCTTCGAGTTCATACACAAGATAATGCTTTTCAATATACTTTCGATTTACGTATTCATGCCACAACTGGCAGATAA
- the arsJ gene encoding organoarsenical effux MFS transporter ArsJ, giving the protein MIKALPQQLKQYLLVTFNYWNFTITDGALRMLVVLYFHQLGYSAIAIAMLFLFYEFFGVVTNLIGGWLGARIGLNHTMNIGLAMQIIALLALGLPSEFLSIPLVMAAQALSGIAKDLNKMSAKSSIKGLVSGDQQHSLYKWVAILTGSKNALKGFGFFLGGALLNLIGFQLSMLAMAAVLFVVLLLSLKLLEKDLGKAKSKPKFSQIFSKSPQINILAAARLFLFAARDVWFVVALPVYLGASLNWSHIETGTFMAAWVIAYGVVQGLAPKITGSQSGKVPGQGAALIWALLLSIITGILAYLVQLGWQPQATIIVGLMLFGIAFAINSSLHSYLVVSYASEDGVSMDVGFYYMANAMGRLVGTVLSGVVFQMAGLAACLWVSFAMLAICCVISVALPKGNEG; this is encoded by the coding sequence ATGATAAAAGCACTACCTCAACAACTTAAACAATACCTATTAGTTACTTTTAACTATTGGAACTTCACCATTACCGACGGTGCATTGCGCATGTTGGTGGTGCTGTATTTTCACCAGCTAGGTTATTCGGCGATTGCGATTGCCATGCTGTTCTTGTTTTACGAGTTTTTTGGGGTAGTGACCAATTTAATTGGTGGCTGGTTAGGGGCGCGTATTGGTCTTAACCACACCATGAACATTGGCTTGGCCATGCAAATTATTGCCTTGTTGGCATTGGGTTTGCCCTCTGAGTTTTTATCTATTCCCTTAGTTATGGCAGCGCAAGCCTTGTCGGGCATAGCTAAAGATCTAAATAAAATGAGCGCTAAAAGCTCGATTAAGGGCTTAGTGAGCGGTGACCAACAACATAGCTTGTACAAATGGGTGGCCATTCTTACCGGCTCAAAAAACGCCCTAAAAGGCTTTGGCTTTTTTCTAGGTGGTGCGCTGCTTAACTTAATTGGCTTTCAGCTATCGATGCTGGCTATGGCGGCGGTATTGTTTGTGGTGCTGCTATTAAGCTTAAAACTGCTGGAAAAAGACTTAGGCAAAGCCAAGAGCAAACCTAAGTTCTCGCAAATATTTTCTAAAAGCCCACAAATCAATATTTTAGCAGCAGCCCGTTTATTTTTATTTGCCGCCCGCGACGTATGGTTTGTAGTTGCCCTGCCAGTATATTTAGGTGCCAGCTTAAACTGGTCACACATCGAAACCGGCACCTTTATGGCCGCGTGGGTCATCGCCTATGGCGTAGTGCAAGGCTTGGCTCCCAAAATCACCGGCAGCCAATCGGGCAAAGTGCCCGGGCAAGGCGCAGCCTTAATCTGGGCACTATTGCTTAGCATTATTACCGGCATCCTCGCTTACTTAGTGCAACTAGGCTGGCAGCCACAAGCCACCATAATCGTCGGTTTAATGTTATTTGGCATCGCCTTTGCCATTAACTCCTCACTGCACTCTTACTTAGTGGTGAGTTACGCCAGCGAAGACGGCGTATCCATGGACGTAGGTTTTTACTACATGGCCAATGCCATGGGGCGATTAGTGGGTACAGTATTGTCGGGCGTAGTATTTCAAATGGCCGGCCTCGCCGCCTGTTTGTGGGTGAGCTTTGCGATGTTAGCGATATGCTGTGTGATTAGTGTAGCGCTGCCGAAAGGTAACGAGGGGTAA